The following coding sequences are from one Pelagovum sp. HNIBRBA483 window:
- a CDS encoding cytochrome c family protein, with product MITFKSMRYSILLVLFSTTLAVAGESPTRGEDLFEKSCAACHSIIAENGRLIAGNGRDNAPNLNDLTERAPGSDSSYRYGVSLASYSAQTPRWDQEAFVAYVMDPTGFLRSRLGDRRARSRMAYRVRYEADAIDLYAFILETQNR from the coding sequence ATGATTACTTTTAAATCAATGCGTTATAGCATTTTATTGGTGTTGTTCTCAACAACACTCGCCGTGGCCGGAGAATCCCCAACCCGTGGCGAAGATTTATTCGAGAAAAGCTGCGCCGCATGTCACTCGATCATCGCAGAAAATGGCCGCCTAATCGCTGGAAATGGTCGCGATAATGCGCCTAATCTCAACGACTTAACAGAAAGAGCCCCCGGCTCGGACAGCAGCTACCGCTACGGTGTATCACTGGCCAGCTACTCCGCCCAAACCCCGCGCTGGGATCAGGAGGCATTCGTCGCCTACGTTATGGATCCGACCGGCTTCCTGCGCAGCAGGCTTGGCGACCGCCGCGCCCGAAGCCGCATGGCTTATCGCGTTAGGTACGAAGCAGATGCCATTGATCTATATGCATTTATCCTCGAAACTCAAAATCGCTAG
- a CDS encoding BolA family protein: protein MALAQEIENRLRDTYAPDYLEVIDESEMHRGHAGYQEGGESHWRIVISAQPFEGKSRLARHRAMHDGIGKDIIARIHALAIEFR from the coding sequence ATGGCACTTGCGCAAGAAATCGAAAACCGGCTGCGGGATACATATGCACCAGACTACTTGGAAGTTATTGACGAAAGTGAAATGCACCGTGGCCATGCCGGCTATCAGGAGGGTGGCGAGAGTCATTGGCGGATTGTTATCTCGGCGCAGCCTTTTGAGGGCAAGTCACGGCTGGCGCGTCACCGTGCAATGCATGATGGAATAGGGAAGGATATCATCGCGCGCATTCACGCGCTGGCGATCGAGTTCCGTTAG
- a CDS encoding DnaJ domain-containing protein codes for MSKTDPFGFDISVSAAKKNKPRGRRGMSGAFETSMRVCEHPGCEESAQYRAPKSPDVLDDYFWFCKEHVREYNLKWNFFENATDQEFEEQVDDDRVWGRKTKPFGKKSEEQRAWARLGVDDPHQVLGENATRNPGKSITGTRRLPPTERRAIEILEAKDHWTKPEIRKVYKALIKVLHPDMNGGDRSQEEQLAEVVWAWDQIKESRHFKD; via the coding sequence ATGTCAAAGACAGATCCTTTTGGATTTGATATCTCCGTTTCCGCCGCGAAAAAGAACAAACCGCGCGGGCGTCGCGGTATGTCCGGCGCATTCGAAACCTCCATGCGGGTGTGTGAGCACCCCGGATGCGAGGAATCGGCGCAATATCGCGCACCTAAAAGCCCAGATGTGCTCGACGACTATTTTTGGTTCTGCAAAGAGCACGTTAGGGAATATAATCTGAAGTGGAATTTCTTCGAGAATGCCACCGACCAGGAATTCGAAGAACAAGTCGATGATGACCGCGTTTGGGGCCGCAAGACGAAACCCTTCGGCAAAAAATCGGAAGAACAGCGCGCTTGGGCGCGCCTTGGCGTTGATGATCCGCATCAAGTCCTCGGTGAAAATGCGACTCGTAATCCAGGCAAGTCAATCACGGGCACCCGTCGCCTGCCGCCGACCGAACGCCGCGCCATCGAGATTCTCGAAGCCAAAGATCATTGGACCAAGCCAGAGATTAGGAAGGTCTACAAAGCGCTCATCAAGGTTCTTCACCCTGATATGAACGGCGGCGATCGCAGCCAGGAAGAGCAGCTAGCCGAGGTCGTCTGGGCGTGGGATCAAATCAAGGAAAGCCGTCACTTCAAAGATTAA
- a CDS encoding anti-sigma factor, which yields METEDDTGLLIGRVAAGDRSAFKKLYDARAKELLAMCEQAYTVSATADAWFIAGFEAVWRRTSEFEAQEGSATEWMLGCFADLPTNVDQSDQKVLECFEKLAADQKDALVMAKEETSSYEDIALTLKIPVGDVRPWFRNGLSALEACVNKDGEPRDEQVQEANLLAAESALGLLTQSERAAFDAVAEVDSSLREQKETWRAILAQLPAPAERVEALWYRICERLPEATDLDVQTGQPNAAQTDTGSEPQKRRLWSRIGLVPYAAFGLVMALLVLSFVDLRMEPERPQPDYGVALREAEGGISVDVGYTGESGVLAIRHLSGSAPSGKALELWLMPSGSDTPISLGVVGNREGESIVIPAELRASIAGGQVILTEERLGGSISKRPTGQTLASGVLVQAD from the coding sequence ATGGAGACTGAGGACGATACCGGTCTGTTGATTGGTCGTGTCGCAGCGGGGGACAGGTCCGCTTTCAAGAAGCTATATGATGCGCGCGCAAAGGAGCTGTTGGCGATGTGTGAGCAGGCGTACACGGTTTCTGCGACCGCCGATGCGTGGTTTATCGCTGGTTTTGAAGCGGTTTGGCGCCGCACTTCGGAATTTGAAGCGCAAGAAGGTTCCGCGACTGAGTGGATGCTCGGGTGTTTTGCCGACCTCCCGACGAACGTTGATCAAAGTGATCAAAAGGTTCTGGAGTGTTTCGAAAAGTTGGCGGCGGACCAAAAAGATGCCTTGGTCATGGCTAAGGAAGAAACATCTTCATACGAAGATATAGCGCTGACCTTGAAAATCCCCGTAGGAGACGTTCGCCCCTGGTTTCGGAACGGCTTGTCGGCGCTGGAGGCCTGCGTGAATAAGGACGGAGAGCCACGCGATGAACAGGTGCAAGAGGCTAACCTGCTGGCCGCAGAATCCGCTCTGGGATTGCTGACACAAAGTGAGCGTGCAGCATTTGATGCGGTTGCGGAGGTGGACAGTTCCCTGCGCGAACAAAAGGAAACCTGGCGCGCCATTCTTGCACAGTTGCCAGCGCCAGCCGAACGCGTGGAAGCACTGTGGTATCGGATTTGTGAGCGCTTGCCTGAAGCTACCGACCTTGATGTTCAAACAGGACAACCAAATGCCGCGCAGACTGACACTGGCAGCGAGCCTCAAAAACGTCGGCTATGGAGCCGGATCGGGCTCGTGCCTTATGCGGCATTTGGCTTGGTAATGGCGCTTTTGGTTTTGTCCTTTGTTGATTTGCGCATGGAACCGGAGCGGCCGCAGCCGGATTACGGCGTGGCTTTGCGCGAGGCGGAGGGCGGGATTTCTGTTGATGTGGGTTATACTGGAGAAAGCGGCGTTCTGGCCATTCGGCATCTTTCTGGTTCGGCGCCGAGCGGGAAAGCGTTGGAATTATGGCTTATGCCTTCTGGGAGCGATACGCCGATCTCGCTAGGGGTGGTCGGTAACCGTGAGGGGGAGAGTATCGTTATTCCGGCCGAACTGCGTGCTTCGATTGCCGGTGGGCAAGTGATCCTGACTGAGGAAAGGCTCGGCGGTTCGATCAGCAAAAGGCCGACCGGTCAGACCCTAGCCTCGGGAGTATTGGTGCAGGCCGATTGA
- the cobS gene encoding cobaltochelatase subunit CobS produces the protein MADGMTDVTTKPTEDISVREVFGVDTNMTVKGFAERTDRVPEIDPTYKFDPDTTLAILAGFGYNRRVMIQGYHGTGKSTHIEQVAARLNWPCVRVNLDSHISRIDLIGKDAIKLKDGKQVTEFHEGILPWALRNPVAIVFDEYDAGRADVMFVIQRVLEHDGKLTLLDQNEIITPHPSFRLFATANTVGLGDTTGLYHGVQQINQAQMDRWSLVATLNYLSHDAETAIVLSKAPHYNTAEGRKIVSQMVTVADLTRTAFVNGDLSTVMSPRTVIAWAENSRIFQDVGYGFRLTFLNKCDELERQTVAEFYQRCFDEELPESAASQSNG, from the coding sequence ATGGCAGACGGCATGACCGATGTGACCACCAAACCAACTGAAGACATTTCCGTTCGGGAAGTTTTCGGCGTCGACACCAATATGACCGTGAAGGGCTTCGCGGAACGCACAGACCGCGTTCCGGAAATCGACCCAACCTACAAATTCGATCCGGATACGACACTCGCGATCCTGGCCGGTTTTGGATACAACCGTCGCGTCATGATCCAAGGCTATCACGGCACAGGCAAGTCGACACATATCGAACAAGTGGCAGCACGGCTGAACTGGCCCTGCGTTCGCGTCAACCTTGACAGCCACATCAGCCGCATCGACCTGATCGGCAAAGATGCTATCAAACTCAAGGATGGCAAACAGGTAACCGAGTTCCACGAAGGCATCCTCCCGTGGGCGCTGCGTAATCCTGTGGCGATCGTATTTGATGAATACGATGCCGGCCGCGCTGACGTTATGTTTGTCATCCAGCGTGTGCTTGAGCATGACGGAAAGTTGACGCTGCTGGACCAGAACGAAATCATCACTCCGCACCCATCCTTCCGCCTGTTTGCAACTGCGAACACCGTCGGCTTGGGCGATACAACAGGCCTCTACCACGGCGTGCAGCAAATCAACCAAGCGCAAATGGACCGCTGGAGCCTCGTTGCCACGCTGAACTACCTTAGCCACGACGCCGAAACCGCTATCGTTCTATCCAAAGCGCCGCACTACAACACCGCTGAAGGCCGCAAAATCGTCAGCCAGATGGTGACCGTTGCTGATCTCACCCGCACTGCTTTCGTGAATGGCGACCTATCAACAGTGATGAGCCCGCGTACCGTCATCGCTTGGGCCGAGAATTCTCGCATTTTCCAGGATGTTGGTTATGGCTTCCGACTCACATTCCTCAACAAATGCGATGAACTCGAGCGCCAAACTGTGGCCGAGTTCTATCAGCGCTGCTTCGACGAAGAACTGCCCGAAAGCGCAGCGAGCCAGAGCAATGGCTAG
- the cobT gene encoding cobaltochelatase subunit CobT has product MNKPSDNPADPFKKALAEATKVLADDSELTVSYSVDPPGQSEDSIRLPQVSRRMTREEVLLARGTADAYALRHKFHDPKLSSRYMPQGQLARDLFDAMEGARIEAVGARYMPGTAGNIDVKIQTEALRKGYDQVTQASEAPLATAAGYLIRHLATGRELPPAAGNVMELWRGFIEEQAGENLERLEQVLDDQQAFARFARDLIADLGYGDQLGDDPDMEDQDQEDTAEEDNSEQDDPDSTGEEDGDDDQTEASPEQSQDQQQDESQAQVSMDETDDGEPEEEAELPEGDAPMEPPAPQPVSDADPSYKVYLGEFDEEIGAEELAEPAELERLRAYLDQQLEPLKGAVSRLANKLQRRLQAQQNRSWEFDREEGILDAGRLARVVANPTTPLSFKVEKDTEFRDTVVTLLLDNSGSMRGRPISIAAICADVLARTLERCDVKVEILGFTTKAWKGGQSREKWLADGRPAHPGRLNDLRHIVYKSADAPWRRTRAHLGLMMKEGLLKENIDGEALEWAHRRILARREQRKILMVISDGAPVDDSTLSVNPANYLEKHLRDVIEMVERKKLIELIAIGIGHDVTRYYQRAVTITDVEQLAGAMTEQLASLFDSDPRKRARVLGMKKAI; this is encoded by the coding sequence GTGAACAAGCCCTCGGATAATCCGGCCGACCCGTTCAAAAAGGCCCTTGCCGAAGCGACCAAAGTGCTCGCAGACGATAGCGAGCTGACGGTCAGCTATTCGGTAGACCCTCCGGGCCAGTCCGAGGACAGTATTCGCCTGCCGCAAGTCTCGCGCCGCATGACGCGCGAAGAGGTACTTCTTGCACGCGGCACTGCCGATGCATACGCCCTTCGACATAAGTTCCACGATCCGAAACTGTCCTCCCGCTACATGCCGCAAGGCCAGTTGGCGCGTGATCTCTTTGATGCGATGGAGGGCGCGCGGATCGAAGCTGTCGGCGCTCGCTACATGCCGGGCACCGCTGGCAACATCGACGTAAAGATCCAGACAGAAGCTCTTCGCAAGGGCTATGATCAGGTGACACAAGCGTCCGAGGCACCGCTTGCAACCGCCGCCGGATATCTCATCAGGCATCTTGCCACCGGCCGCGAACTGCCCCCCGCCGCAGGTAATGTTATGGAACTGTGGCGCGGCTTCATCGAAGAACAGGCCGGCGAAAACCTTGAGCGGCTTGAGCAAGTCCTCGACGATCAACAAGCATTCGCGAGATTCGCGCGGGATCTGATTGCAGATCTGGGCTACGGTGATCAGCTTGGCGATGATCCCGATATGGAAGATCAGGATCAGGAGGACACCGCAGAAGAAGACAATAGCGAACAAGACGATCCTGACAGCACTGGCGAAGAGGACGGCGACGACGATCAGACCGAAGCATCGCCCGAGCAAAGTCAGGATCAACAGCAAGACGAAAGCCAAGCACAAGTCTCTATGGACGAGACTGATGATGGCGAGCCGGAGGAAGAAGCCGAGCTGCCAGAGGGAGACGCTCCTATGGAGCCGCCTGCCCCACAGCCTGTGTCTGACGCCGATCCGAGCTACAAGGTTTATCTTGGTGAGTTTGATGAGGAGATTGGCGCAGAGGAGCTTGCCGAGCCCGCCGAGCTGGAACGCCTTCGTGCATATCTCGATCAACAGCTGGAACCGCTGAAGGGTGCCGTCAGCCGTCTCGCGAACAAGCTGCAAAGACGCCTGCAAGCCCAGCAGAACCGCAGTTGGGAATTTGATCGTGAAGAGGGCATACTCGACGCAGGGCGCCTTGCGCGTGTCGTGGCAAACCCCACCACGCCACTGTCATTCAAAGTCGAGAAAGATACAGAATTTCGCGATACAGTCGTGACGCTCCTTCTGGACAATTCCGGCTCCATGCGTGGTCGTCCGATCTCCATCGCGGCCATTTGCGCAGATGTCCTCGCCCGCACGCTTGAAAGATGCGACGTCAAAGTCGAAATCTTGGGCTTCACCACAAAAGCGTGGAAAGGTGGACAAAGCCGCGAAAAGTGGCTTGCCGACGGCCGCCCTGCGCATCCCGGACGGCTGAATGATTTGCGCCATATCGTCTACAAGAGCGCCGACGCGCCGTGGCGTCGCACACGCGCTCATTTGGGACTGATGATGAAAGAGGGCCTCCTGAAAGAGAACATCGACGGTGAAGCGCTTGAATGGGCCCATCGTCGGATTCTTGCCCGCCGCGAACAACGCAAAATCCTGATGGTAATTTCGGATGGCGCACCAGTGGATGACTCGACGCTGTCGGTCAACCCAGCCAACTATCTGGAAAAGCACCTGCGCGACGTGATCGAGATGGTCGAGCGTAAAAAGCTGATTGAGCTGATCGCGATAGGTATCGGCCACGATGTGACACGATACTACCAACGTGCGGTTACGATTACCGATGTTGAGCAACTTGCCGGCGCGATGACCGAGCAACTTGCAAGCCTTTTTGACAGCGACCCGCGCAAACGCGCCCGCGTCTTGGGAATGAAGAAAGCCATTTAG
- a CDS encoding aminopeptidase P family protein gives MFQNFTSSASPEHGASRLEALRKCVAQRGLSGFIIPRSDRFQGEYVAPCDERLAWLTGFTGSAGYCIVLEQKAGIFVDGRYRLQVREQVDLAHFQPVDWPETTLQSWLLENVSEKSKIGFDPWLHTPSQIEEIEKALSSGNISLVPCENLVDAIWEDRPPAPSAPFFVHPDTFAGETHHEKRHRLAAELRSTGVAAAVISLADSVAWLFNIRGNDIEKNPVPHAQAVLFADGHAQLFAAEGKSSAIEDHLGDEVTVHDESALLEALSRVQGVIQIDPASTPVAVLRHLEEAQTVVVRGQDPCVLPKARKNETEVAGMHEAHLLDGAAMVRFLAWMEEQEGRSDLTEIDIVTALEGFRREAPELRDISFDTICGSGPHGAIMHYRVTNESNRRIQDGDLIVVDSGGQYQCGTTDITRTLCIGSPLPIHRTCYTRVLQGLIAISRARFPKGVAGGHLDALARANLWHDGLDFDHGTGHGVGAYLCVHEGPQRLSRVSTTPLEPGMILSNEPGYYRNGAFGIRLENLIVTVDAPALPEGDAHRTMFSFENLTWGPFERRLIDPTLLTEAERDWINLYHAHTLEKIGPRVDAAARAWLEKACRPLSS, from the coding sequence TTGTTCCAGAATTTCACGTCAAGCGCCTCGCCGGAACATGGAGCCTCAAGGCTCGAAGCCCTACGAAAATGCGTGGCCCAACGAGGCCTGTCCGGCTTTATCATTCCAAGGTCGGATCGGTTTCAGGGCGAGTATGTAGCGCCTTGCGATGAACGGCTTGCGTGGCTGACCGGTTTCACCGGATCCGCTGGTTACTGTATTGTTCTTGAACAGAAAGCGGGCATCTTCGTTGATGGTCGCTACAGGCTACAAGTGCGCGAACAAGTTGACCTTGCTCATTTTCAGCCGGTCGATTGGCCCGAAACGACGCTTCAATCATGGCTGTTGGAAAATGTTTCGGAGAAGAGTAAGATTGGTTTCGATCCGTGGTTGCACACCCCCTCCCAAATAGAAGAAATCGAAAAGGCGCTATCATCGGGTAACATTTCGCTTGTCCCCTGCGAAAACCTCGTTGATGCAATTTGGGAAGATCGTCCGCCAGCTCCTTCTGCCCCGTTCTTTGTTCATCCCGATACATTTGCTGGCGAAACCCATCACGAGAAAAGACATCGCTTAGCTGCCGAACTCAGATCCACAGGCGTCGCAGCCGCAGTTATCTCACTTGCCGATAGCGTCGCATGGCTTTTCAACATTCGCGGCAACGATATCGAAAAGAACCCAGTGCCCCACGCACAAGCAGTGCTCTTTGCTGATGGTCATGCCCAACTTTTCGCCGCAGAGGGAAAATCAAGCGCAATCGAAGATCATCTTGGGGACGAAGTGACCGTGCACGATGAAAGTGCGCTTCTCGAGGCTCTTTCAAGAGTCCAAGGTGTGATCCAGATTGACCCTGCATCAACACCAGTTGCAGTTCTGCGACATCTCGAAGAGGCGCAAACCGTGGTCGTGCGCGGACAAGACCCGTGCGTTCTCCCCAAAGCGCGCAAGAATGAAACCGAGGTCGCAGGCATGCACGAGGCCCATCTCTTGGACGGCGCCGCTATGGTCAGGTTCCTCGCGTGGATGGAAGAGCAGGAAGGTCGGTCTGATTTGACCGAAATCGATATCGTCACTGCGCTTGAAGGGTTTCGTCGAGAAGCTCCAGAACTGCGAGACATCAGCTTCGATACGATCTGCGGCTCAGGGCCCCATGGCGCAATCATGCATTACCGCGTTACCAACGAGAGCAATCGCCGGATACAAGACGGTGATTTGATCGTCGTGGACTCTGGGGGCCAGTATCAATGCGGCACAACAGATATCACGCGCACGCTCTGCATCGGATCACCGCTGCCGATACACCGGACCTGCTACACGCGGGTTCTGCAAGGACTGATCGCAATTAGTCGCGCTCGCTTCCCAAAGGGTGTTGCGGGCGGCCACCTAGACGCCCTCGCGCGTGCCAACCTCTGGCACGATGGCCTCGATTTTGATCACGGTACGGGCCATGGTGTAGGCGCCTATCTCTGTGTACACGAAGGACCACAACGCCTGTCGCGTGTTTCGACCACGCCTTTGGAACCAGGGATGATCCTCTCAAATGAACCTGGATACTATCGTAATGGTGCGTTCGGAATCCGGCTCGAGAATCTGATCGTCACGGTTGATGCGCCTGCTCTCCCTGAAGGAGACGCACACAGAACGATGTTTTCCTTTGAAAACCTAACTTGGGGCCCATTCGAAAGACGCCTAATTGATCCAACTTTGCTTACAGAGGCCGAACGAGACTGGATCAATCTCTATCATGCGCATACGTTGGAGAAGATTGGGCCCCGTGTCGATGCAGCGGCGCGCGCATGGCTTGAGAAGGCGTGCCGCCCTCTTAGCTCGTAG
- a CDS encoding DUF427 domain-containing protein, which produces MTETISIRPIDGTWVVRAGGAVIGESTNVLELTEGDFSPVLYFPRKDIAMAFLDGNENTSRCPHKGVAQYFNIIAKSGPLVDAAWSYTDPTPQAEEIRDHLAFYTSKVTLEEV; this is translated from the coding sequence ATGACCGAGACCATTTCAATTAGGCCTATTGACGGAACATGGGTCGTGCGCGCGGGTGGTGCGGTCATTGGCGAGAGCACAAATGTCTTGGAATTGACCGAGGGCGATTTTTCGCCTGTGCTCTATTTTCCGCGCAAAGATATTGCCATGGCCTTCCTGGACGGAAACGAAAATACATCACGCTGCCCGCACAAAGGTGTGGCGCAATATTTCAACATCATTGCGAAAAGCGGGCCGCTCGTTGATGCCGCTTGGTCCTACACCGACCCGACCCCGCAAGCTGAAGAAATTCGCGACCACCTCGCATTCTACACCAGTAAGGTGACACTCGAAGAAGTCTAG
- a CDS encoding chloride channel protein, which translates to MLDPVVKPIRQGLQEAADYALQALRIIRQNGPSQIQFWIIALLIGISAGFAALMFRLGVESLQAFLYGVDDVSRLKSFAAELDWYLVFSLPVAGGLGVGLILHYFTPDARVRVVADVIEGAALKQGRVEQKEGLASAAASFITLSTGGSSGREGPVVHLAAVLASRVSNWIRADGVTGRDLLGCAVAAAVSASFNAPIAGALFALEVVLRHFAVHAFAPIVIASVTGTVVSRLLLGDVTEYVLPSQTSLAFYVELPAFVLLGLLCGLVAVVLMRAIFLTEDFASRVQEMTSAPRYLRPMVAGALLGALAIVFPHIIGVGYETTSDALTGRLLFGEAVVFVILKIVAVAITIGGRMGGGIFSPSLMVGALTGLAFGIVATSIFPHVSGSGSLYALAGMGAVAAAVLGAPISTTLIVFELTGDWQTGLAVMIAVSLSTALSSRLVDRSFFLTQLERKNVHLAAGPQAYLPATVSVAQVMRKFDHPHCASEDDCWQMIDDGEYLAATATLEEALPKFERTGQACLPIVHISGQDTPPELQGALFQVDALREVNRALSETAREEHS; encoded by the coding sequence ATGCTTGATCCGGTCGTCAAGCCTATCCGGCAAGGGTTGCAGGAGGCGGCCGACTACGCTCTGCAAGCTCTCAGAATTATTCGACAGAATGGTCCCAGTCAGATTCAGTTCTGGATAATTGCGCTATTGATTGGCATTTCGGCAGGCTTTGCTGCGTTGATGTTCCGACTTGGTGTCGAAAGCCTGCAGGCCTTCCTGTACGGGGTCGATGATGTGTCGCGCCTCAAAAGTTTTGCTGCAGAACTTGATTGGTATCTTGTGTTTTCGCTTCCCGTCGCTGGTGGATTGGGGGTTGGTCTAATATTGCATTACTTTACACCGGATGCGCGTGTCCGTGTTGTGGCTGACGTCATTGAAGGAGCGGCTCTCAAGCAAGGTCGAGTAGAGCAGAAAGAGGGTTTGGCATCTGCTGCCGCGAGTTTCATCACATTGTCCACGGGTGGTTCGAGCGGACGTGAAGGGCCAGTTGTGCACCTTGCCGCGGTTTTGGCATCTCGCGTGTCGAACTGGATCAGGGCAGACGGGGTGACCGGACGCGATCTGTTGGGGTGCGCTGTCGCCGCCGCTGTTTCAGCAAGTTTCAATGCACCGATTGCCGGAGCACTTTTCGCGCTCGAAGTCGTTTTGCGGCACTTTGCGGTTCATGCTTTCGCGCCAATTGTTATTGCTAGTGTCACGGGAACGGTGGTTTCGCGCCTGTTGCTTGGTGATGTGACCGAGTATGTGTTGCCCTCGCAAACATCTCTGGCCTTCTATGTAGAGCTACCCGCGTTTGTTTTGTTGGGGCTTCTGTGTGGCCTTGTCGCTGTTGTCCTGATGCGTGCGATTTTCTTGACTGAAGATTTCGCCTCGCGGGTGCAAGAGATGACTTCCGCTCCGCGCTATCTCCGCCCTATGGTGGCAGGCGCTTTGCTGGGTGCTCTTGCTATCGTTTTTCCGCACATAATCGGAGTGGGGTATGAAACAACCTCCGATGCCCTGACCGGTCGCCTCTTGTTCGGCGAGGCGGTTGTATTTGTGATCCTGAAGATTGTGGCCGTTGCTATAACGATCGGTGGGCGCATGGGCGGCGGCATTTTTTCTCCGTCTTTGATGGTCGGAGCACTTACTGGTTTGGCTTTTGGGATCGTCGCTACATCGATTTTTCCTCATGTCTCAGGATCTGGAAGCCTTTACGCTCTGGCAGGTATGGGGGCAGTGGCGGCGGCAGTTCTGGGTGCACCGATATCGACCACGCTTATCGTTTTCGAATTGACTGGGGATTGGCAAACGGGGCTTGCCGTGATGATTGCAGTGTCTCTATCGACGGCGTTGTCGTCTCGACTTGTAGATCGCTCATTTTTCCTTACTCAGCTTGAGCGAAAGAATGTTCACTTGGCGGCCGGTCCACAAGCCTATCTGCCAGCGACAGTATCGGTGGCTCAAGTCATGCGGAAATTTGATCACCCTCACTGCGCGAGCGAGGATGATTGCTGGCAAATGATTGATGATGGCGAGTACTTAGCGGCGACCGCAACGCTGGAGGAAGCGCTTCCTAAATTTGAAAGAACTGGGCAAGCATGCCTCCCGATCGTGCACATATCTGGTCAAGATACACCTCCTGAACTGCAAGGGGCTCTTTTCCAAGTAGACGCATTGCGTGAGGTTAATCGCGCGCTATCGGAGACGGCACGGGAAGAGCATTCCTGA